From Daucus carota subsp. sativus chromosome 6, DH1 v3.0, whole genome shotgun sequence:
GGGTTACAATTGAAAAGTAGCGGTGGAGATGAAGGAGACGGAGGAGGCAATGGTGGAGATGAAGGAGTCGATGGTGGAGGAAGAAGCGACAGCAGAAGTGGAAGTGGCTGGAGGTAgaagtgaagatgaagatggtGGGGAAGATGGAGAGGGAAGTGTAAATATTAGTGatatgagttttaaaatttagttagaTTTGAAGTTTGTAGTAAAATAAGACTCGGTAAAGGATTATTctcctaatattaatattaatgaaaccAGAGTATTCAAAATTCACATCCACATAAATGAATAACGTCCAAAATgacataaaataatgaaaataaggCGATGTATCTGACGTTTGACTTTACAGCTGGATAACTTATGGTTGGTGGTGGGTCCTAAGACTGGTAAGAGGGAATCTTCTCAACAAACACTAGGCCTTATAATAGGATACCAAAGTATAACAGAATCACAGAATATTAGTAGTAGGAGTATTATGATATGTCTGACTTGCCCTTTGTCTACGTAATTGGTTTTGGAAATTATTTCATCTGTTTTTCCAGTTTCACACTTTGATTTttggtatttatttttaaatattttgaacagatattaaaaatatttatttttttaactttttctaaatagaaatttataatcaaaattttaattcacaaaaagaatcaaccaaaagttataatttttaatatcgaGTCAACCCACTTACATATTTTTGTCAAGAATCAAAAcgtctaataaaaaaaattagaaaagtaCCTCATTGGCACAACTTTAAGTTAAGCGGATTAAAGAATGTATTTCTGAATTTAAGATGAAAATATCTATTTTGGTATTAAGTCAATTCAGaaccaaatcattttcaaaaaaaaaattgagaactaAATCATAAACTCACTTAGAATTTCAAGTTAAGTTTGAATTTTTCTCAgtaatctaatttttttaaatttttttttctgataaaaattatttataaattatgagtTATTTATAAGTCATTATTATAATGTTAATAACACATAATTCATTATTAAGTCAAAAATATCTtaacagacattttaaactctcaatTTACTACATTAAATTATACCTcacaattttaaactcatccaaacatGATCATAATTTAACAATGactaatatatttgttaaaattagCACTCTTCTCATGAAAATATCTCGACTCATTATTTGATCCTtactaaaattcattaaaaaataccATAAATATGATCtagtcaaatttaaaaaatagaaacggacataatttaaaagttttctCCTAATAGATTAGATTTAGACATGTTAATTcaagaaaaaattaacataatttgAAAAGTTTTTTCCTAATAAATTAGTATTAGACATATATGATCGAAAATATTAACCCCAGACGATATACAtgaattttcttgatttgatcactaaaaattaaatacaagaCAAAATTTAAGATCAAATTAAAATTGCGGTGTCAAGCAAATACTAAAAATCATTATATGGGATTAATATGTTTCTCCGTTTGTAATTgtgatttgtttttattatataaagcaCATGTAGGatatttgattttgtgattAAAATTCTGTTaggtttttatcaaattttagcaTGTAATATCTATGAtaatttaaatgtttaaaatgAATTTTCCTGAAGATGGGACATTGAAATGAGATATtctaataaaaacaattatcatCTCAATACAAAAttcataacaaatatatattgttttgtcgatctcaaataaaaaataaatttgactcTTTACACaagtgaaaataataatttataaatatttttataaataataataaaataaataatttttatttatagaaaaatgaaaaactaatgtataaaatatattttcttaaacatGTGATAAAGTGACAAAACCAAAAAATGACTACTCATTTTGTCATTTTCATTCTTTTGCGGGTATTTTATAttactcgacacgtattttaagatatatatatatataaatagagtattgtaatttattttaattttttttgaaagaattttaattttttttaacaaaagttCAAAATTCATTTcgttgttaaaaataaaatctttttgagaatttttatcaaattatattttataataatactaaaatgtATCATGATACTCTCTCCGTCATTTTGAGaatcctataaagtatagttgtagaacttttttctaaattttttttttaataaaaatttaagtatcaaatttttattcagagaaaaaaataaaaaaatattatttaaatgagtGTGAAAAACGTGCCGAAAAATACAGTAactaatatatatctaatcgggcacttgctcaaatgagaattttcttaaaatgagaaccgtgagaacttttctaatttatcaatatctcattcatttgaagggccccgccaggggcaccttcacaaaaaatgtatataattaaggtctccacctagctagccgaaaaaaaaaaaaaatcagtgatGACGTGGCCGTGGacgtttttttttgaatttttttttgactagttagggagagactagttttatatacactcTTTATATTGGGTACCTACtaatttgatgtttagattagtcaaaatatgataaattaagtaaGTTCTcgtgttctcattttaagaagttgtAACTGGAGGAACCTCAACATTGAGTGTGATTGAGGAGtatcaatttttaattgaaaggAACATATCCGCCCCGGTAATTATGTGAAACTAGTTTTGGGTAATTTATAGAAACTGTGTGATGGAATATCCAAGAATCTTCACTCACTCGCCTCGTTTCTTTCTTGTGCTACTGGTTGTGTAATCTTCTCCGCCTCTGCTCCTTGTTTTCAAGCTTTCCTGAGGTTGCTACTgtagattgtgtttgtttaTTATCTCTGCTTTCTTATTATTATATCTATCTATTTCCGTCAGTCATTTCTTTAAAGATTCTCCATCTAAAGCAGCTGGATGGGTTTGACCTTATTTGGGAATCTCTATTcatatcttttttattattcatttaatCTGGCACCACCAAAAGCTTTGATTCTTTTCTACTATTCTTAAACTGTTTGTGGATTTGTACTGCAAAAGATGGTGATGATGATGTATGTTTGAATAAAGTTGTACttgttgattttattttagattttattattcTTATGGAGATGTTGTAATTTGGCAGATTTTGTTTTGAGGTGAACGATTTTGTGCTTGGCTAAGCTTTGTAATTGGTGATTTTCGACTTATGGGAGATGCTTCTTTTCCGCCAAACAATAACATGTTGTATACTTCTCCGGATCCGGTTATGGATTTGGATTTAGATGAACTACTCTTTGATGGGTGTTGGTTGGAGGCGAATGATGGATCTGAATTCTTCAATCAGAGTCCTCCTCCTTTTGACCCTTCGTTTCTTTGGAGTTCTATGGAGAATTACAATGGTGATTTTAATTGGACCTCGGTACCCAAGGATAGCCAAGAGGAGAGGCAAAGATCATCTTATCCCGGGAATTTGTCGATTAGTCAGCCACCAAACCAAATTCAGGGTCTTGGCAATGATATGCTCACTTCTACATCTCATATCGGAAATTATTCGGTTGAAGGCTCTCAACTTGGCAGTAATTTGTGGATTGGACCTCGGCCTATTCATGGTCGAGCAATGTCTGTCATGGACAGAGTCGTCCGAGCACTCGAGTATTTTAAAAGCTCAACAAGAGATACAGATGTCCTCCTCCAATTATGGGTACCTATTGATAGAGGCGGTAGACGTGTTTTGAGTACTTGTGGTCAACCTTTCTCACTTGACAGTAACAGCCCAAGGCTTGCAAATTACAGAGCCATTTCTGTCAAGTATCAATTTTCTGCTGAGCATGACTCTAAAGAGGTCGAAGGGATGCCTAGTCGAGTTTTCATGGGTAAGGTTCCTGAGTGGACTCCTGATGTTCGATTTTATAAAAGGGAAGAGTATCAACGAGTTCGTCATGCTCAACAGTATGATGTCCGTGGAACACTTGCAGTTCCAGTTTTTGAACAAGGTACTTGCTTAGGTGTTATTGAGATCGTTACAACTTCTCAAAAGATCAACTATAAACCAGAACTCGAAAGTGTTTGTGAAGCTCTAAAGGTATATTTTTTAGCTCGCTGCTAGGTATTCTTTCTAGTTTGCAGTCATGTCCATCAGTCCATGTATATTTATGTGTCTTTTTGAGTGAAATACAGTTGAtcttatcttatttttttatattcttaacTTGGATCTAATGTTTGGTACTTTTGTCTTTTGTTATCTGCACCGTTCAGTTTTAATTGACAAGCATTACAACGATTAAGCTTATGTGGTCCAAGAAATCGAATACTAGGTTTTATGCTTttgtgatgatttttttttcagttGTTTATGTATAGCTGTTGAGCAGCAGCTCTCAGCTGAACTAGAAATTACTGAATATGTGACCAAAAGCAATTGGCTCTAATCATCCCAATTTTGCTGTGTGCTACTAAATGAATTTCTGTGCTTTTCCTATCTTCTTGCTTTTTGGCAAATCTAGCGAGCTGTACAAAGtcatcaattaatctgaaaattttacttTAGAAGAACTTCACTTTTATTATTCTCCCTTCCTTGCACTGAAGCTTACTTTATATTGATTCTAAGATCACCATCAATATAAATCATATAACATAAATGAAATACCTGCTTTATTTCATTTATGGTATGCAACTGTTTCCTGTAAAAGTTGGCCTCTTATGATTGGAGCTGTTAATCAGCTTCAGGGTTGGTGCAACATGATGCATAGAACAGTGTTTGCTTATCTCTTATCATACTTTCATGTAAGCTTTTAAATGGGTTGCATTAATACTTGAACAGTTGGTAATTAGACTTCGCACAACTGCACAATTCACAAGAGTCTGACAAGAGTGTACAGTATGCTTACTATATGACGCGCAAGCAGTAAATCAACGAGAAGTCATATTGCTTAGGAGTTTCTAAAATAATCTTATTTTTATTCCATAGGCTGTTGATCTTCGGGGTTCTGAAGTGGCTTCCACTCACAGTATGAAGGTAAACATGTTTTCATAAACTGTTGATTATTTTTGGTAAAATAGGTTAAGTTTCAAATGTATTTTTTATGAGTACTTGAATATATGTATACTGTATTTAGCAAATAATTAGATGTATACTGTAATGGATACCAGATATGCAATGGCTCCTACCAATCTGCACTACCAGAGATTATGGAGGTTCTAAGATGCACTTGTGAGACCAATAGATTGCCTTTAGCTCAGACATGGATCCCATGTGTTCAACAGGGAAAAGAGGGTTGTCGCCACTCTGATGAGAACATAATAAATTGTGTTTCTACCTTGGATTCTGCATGCTATATAGCGGAACCCTCTATCAGAGGTTTTCATGAAGCTTGCTCTGAGCACCACTTGTTGAGAGGTCAAGGTGTGGTTGGAAAAGCATTCATGAGTAACCAACCAAGTTTTTCTCCAGATGTAACCTCTGATAGCAAGACGGAATACCCTCTTTCACACCATGCGAGGATGTTCGGATTGTGTGCTGCTGTAGCTATACGCCTCCGGAGCATATACACTGGCACATCTGACTTTGTTCTGGAGTTTTTTTTACCCGTAAATTGCAGGGATCCAGAGGATCAGAAGATACTACTCAATGCACTCTCCATTGTTATTCAGAAGGTTTGTCATAGTTTACGGATTGTTACTGACACAGAGTTGCACGAAGAAACGCTAATGCGTGCTGGTAAGGCAGTGGTCCCTTCAGCAGATAGACTCGGCAAGCAGGAAATTGCAGAAGTCGAAAACTCAGCAAAATCTTCTCATGAAGTATCATTTAGGACATCCAGTAACATGGAGATGCAGGAGAGTAAACCAAGGGAGTTGACGGAAAGTGCCTCAAGTCCAAGCCAGTACCAACAGATTTCTGCGGACGGACATGTCACCTTCAATCAAGATCTCTGTGCTTCTGGTCGAGGTAGTTACTCAAGTGTTGGAAAGACAGGAGAAAAAAGACGTGGCAAGACGGATAAAAATATCACATTGGATATGCTTAGGCAATATTTTGCTGGCAGCTTGAAAGATGCTGCAAAAAGTCTTGGTGGTATGTTATGATTTACTTCTTTACATAATTTTAAAGGGTTTAAACATTTTCTGTAATTCCTAGAACATTTGCTGACAGGTCTAGTTTCCATTCCTCTTTGTATTTTTCATTTGCAGTTTGTCCTACTACCTTAAAAAGGATATGCAGGCAACACGGGATAACGCGTTGGCCTTCTAGGAAGATCAAAAAGGTTGGTCACTCCCTACAAAAAATCCAAGGTGTGATTGATTCCGTTCAAGGTGCCTCTGGTGGTTTTCAAATTAAATCCTTTTACTCCAACTTCCCAGAACTAGCATCCCCAAATTCGTCGAAACATATCCTACTTACAGCTTCGAAGCCAATAGGTAATAGTAGTCAGAATGAGGGTAGCGCTTTGAGCCCAGAAGCTGTTGCATCCAAATCACCACCCTCTTCTTGCAGCCAGAGTTCAAATTCAAGTCATTGCTACTCAAGTGGGACGCAAGCTCAACCTTGCAATCTAAATGGACTTAATAATGAAGATCAAGTGGGGTGTAATCCTGGTGAGGGGATTCTGAAGAGGGCTACAAGTGCAGTACACTTGCATGCCTCCACTCATGATGTGCCAAAGGTCCTTTCAAGATCCCAGAGTTACAAAAATCTTATTCGACAGCCAAGAACTGAATCTCCTTCAAGGTTGCCAAATGACATTGGGGAAAATATTCCAGAAGGGGATAGTACAAGTAGAGTAAAAGTAACGTATGGGGAAGAAAAAATCCGGTTCCGCATGTTGAATTCCATGACATACGATGACTTACTGGTGGAAATTACAAAGCGGTTTTGCATTGATGACAGAACTGGGTTCCATCTCAAGTACTTGGATGATGATTCCGAGTGGGTATTATTAACATGTGATGACGATCTAGAGGAATGTCGTGAGGTATGCGAGTCAGCTCATAGCCAAACGATCAAGCTCTCACTCCATCAAAATCCTACACAACACCTAGGAAGCTCTTATGGTAGTAGTCAATTGTGATTGTCCCTGTGCGTTGGTAATGTTATGGAGTTTCATCCCAGACTTTCTCGCTCAGGCTCTTGATAAATGGCTTTCAGCCTTTCATGTTGCGGAGGAACACTCATGGCAAGTGGATTGGAGCTGAGGAACATCTAAAATGGTATGATAATATTGTGATGTAAAGGCCCAAGGAAGCCATCAGGGGTACTTCATGATAATGAATCCTGTGGCACAATTGCTCCAAAATGTGCAATAAATTGTTGGCAGATTGGGGTCTCTTGCTTAAGCAGCTCTAAATGCATGgtttatgtaaatataaacCAAGAAAACTGAAGGATGCTGTGAATCAGAGCAGCTGCAACTTCTGTTTATTGTAATAAACATACTTTTATTAATATGTAAACATGAGGAAATTAGATGGACTAGAACTTTTGCCAATGTGAAAAGCAAAGTGTCCTTGTGGTCTTGTAAAATATACTACTGTAGTTTTGGTTATAGTTCAAAAATAGACATATGATATCATCAATTACCTAAATCTGTTCCATGTTTAATGTCATGTTTCAAAGTCATTCTGGGTCTAAATTTGTTAAATTACATTATGTTAAGTTTTTCTAGCGTGACTACGTGGACTCATTCTAAAAAGTAATTATTTTGTTGCTATGGGTAATTCTAAAAACTAATTATTTTGTTGCTATGGTTACTCCCTCTGTTATAGAAGTATCAAAACGCGTGTCAAACAGTGAAAACTAAATAGGACGTAGGGGCTGgtaatatcagacacgacccgaactcgtaacccgatttactgagacaaaacccgaaagtgactCGAAAATCACCCGTTTTGACACGAAATGGACCCACATGAcctgaaattagaatttcgtttctaataatttcaattttcagttttattcaattttaagtgattttagcttgacccgaaatcgacccgattgctgacacgaacacgatcCGTTACCCGAAACTGCCGCTATATATGTCTGGTCAAACTTCTGAACGTGATGATTGCTGGTCCCATGGAAATCCTTGACATTATTGCATGCTGTTTCTTGAACGTCAGTGGACGAATATGTACTTGAATCTGTACCAGATTTGTTGCTACTCGGGAAACAGGAAAATGTGCCAGGAAAAAAAGGAGCGCAGCTTTGATAGGAGACAACCCTAAGCTATTGCCATCTCACATATACACCGCACAAACTTCATTTATGCTGCTACCCACTCAATATGGAACAACTTTTGCAAGAAGATCACAGCTAAAGTTACTTATCAAAAGAAACGGATGAAGAGCTTTCTGTTTGATCTAAACATTCTGTAGCAGATAAACCAGCAACAAGGAATTTTTGTGAAATAATCTGGCCAACACTCTCAGAAAATGAGATGATAATTCTCAATTGCTCAGAGAGGTCACAGTTGAGGTTCCATGGACCATGATACTCGCCTTGATGTGTTGAATGTGTTTGGACAGAACTTTGTTTTCATTGGATTATGGTGGTACAAATTGATGGATAAAATAGTAAATATGACATGGATAAtagcagttatattatattaacaaGACATGtcagctaatttttttttcttttagcaACAGTTTTTTTGGCTTTTGAACACATTTTTTCAGGTGTTGCTGAAAATCATATTTAGGTGTTGCTGAAAATCATATATGGTGTAGTGGATGCTGTGATGTAGGAGAAAGAAAAGAAGGGCGCACCTGTCACTGTCGCTTTACAACAATACAGAACAAGTAAATAATCAGTTGAGTCGTCAAGATTTGTACAAGACCGTTATTGAAATGACAATTGCCCCACTTACACTGTGACGAGTGATCGCTATATAACTCAGAGGATAAATCACAGAGTAATCCGCTCACAGTCACGACAAATATGTaataacaaacaaaatatatatatatatatatatatatatatatatataaaatagaagcTGGTTGGAGTACATTTTgtgaataatttaaatataatttttatgccAAAATAGTATAATGGTTGGAGATGGTCTTCTTTGTGCAAGAAGCCAATAATACTGGTAGGCTGAAATAATACCACAACAGAATGGCTTGGCTTCTTAGAGAAGAGAACATTGTTACAATTACAAGAATACGAAAAATAGATATGTATTGTAATTGTTACATACACACgtgaaatcaaataaatttccAAGAGCATATATTGTCTGAAACCACCCCTGCATCTTCTTACTACCAATTTGACTTAACCGGGGGTGTCCTGTTACCCAGAGCGCGGCTACCAGCTAGCTGCACCGACGTTTCCATATAAATTACTCCCATATTGATCACCATCGGAGTCTCGACATTGATTATAGTACATTGCTGGTTTTTGCCTCCTTAGGAGACATATCGATGGTATTGATCTGTTCAAGAGTGTTCAATACATGATTGATGAATGGTCGATTTTTGGGATCAGATTCAAGGCATTTCAGTGTAAGCGTTGCTGCCTCAAAAGCAGCCTTAAGTGGATATCTGTGTTCCAGTTTGGGATCCATAATCCTCCTTAATGTACTCTTCTTTTGGAGATACGGTCTGGCCCATTCAACTAAATTGTTTTCCCTGTGAGGACGATTCATATCAACTACTCGTCGTCCTGTCAGTATTTCCAGCAATACAACTCCAAAACCATAAACGTCGCTCCTTAAATATAAATGACCTGTCAAGTTGTTGAAACAAAGAGACcgtttgggcaagcttaaaaaaagtggctttttgattaaagtaaaacagtggatta
This genomic window contains:
- the LOC108227600 gene encoding protein NLP5, with the translated sequence MGDASFPPNNNMLYTSPDPVMDLDLDELLFDGCWLEANDGSEFFNQSPPPFDPSFLWSSMENYNGDFNWTSVPKDSQEERQRSSYPGNLSISQPPNQIQGLGNDMLTSTSHIGNYSVEGSQLGSNLWIGPRPIHGRAMSVMDRVVRALEYFKSSTRDTDVLLQLWVPIDRGGRRVLSTCGQPFSLDSNSPRLANYRAISVKYQFSAEHDSKEVEGMPSRVFMGKVPEWTPDVRFYKREEYQRVRHAQQYDVRGTLAVPVFEQGTCLGVIEIVTTSQKINYKPELESVCEALKAVDLRGSEVASTHSMKICNGSYQSALPEIMEVLRCTCETNRLPLAQTWIPCVQQGKEGCRHSDENIINCVSTLDSACYIAEPSIRGFHEACSEHHLLRGQGVVGKAFMSNQPSFSPDVTSDSKTEYPLSHHARMFGLCAAVAIRLRSIYTGTSDFVLEFFLPVNCRDPEDQKILLNALSIVIQKVCHSLRIVTDTELHEETLMRAGKAVVPSADRLGKQEIAEVENSAKSSHEVSFRTSSNMEMQESKPRELTESASSPSQYQQISADGHVTFNQDLCASGRGSYSSVGKTGEKRRGKTDKNITLDMLRQYFAGSLKDAAKSLGVCPTTLKRICRQHGITRWPSRKIKKVGHSLQKIQGVIDSVQGASGGFQIKSFYSNFPELASPNSSKHILLTASKPIGNSSQNEGSALSPEAVASKSPPSSCSQSSNSSHCYSSGTQAQPCNLNGLNNEDQVGCNPGEGILKRATSAVHLHASTHDVPKVLSRSQSYKNLIRQPRTESPSRLPNDIGENIPEGDSTSRVKVTYGEEKIRFRMLNSMTYDDLLVEITKRFCIDDRTGFHLKYLDDDSEWVLLTCDDDLEECREVCESAHSQTIKLSLHQNPTQHLGSSYGSSQL